In Rheinheimera sp. MM224, one DNA window encodes the following:
- the mlaE gene encoding lipid asymmetry maintenance ABC transporter permease subunit MlaE, whose protein sequence is MIVDKLQQLGQHSIAKIQGMGRATLMLFGALVAWPTPRKSFPLLMKQLYVVGVLSLLIILVSGLFIGMVLALQGYTVLSKFGAEQMLGPLVALSLLRELGPVVTALLFAGRAGSALTAEIGLMKATEQLSGMEMMAVDPLRRIIAPRFWAGVISMPLLAMIFTAVGILGGHLVGVDWLGVDGGGYWSAMQANVDFQQDILNGVIKSAVFALIVTWIALHKGFDAVPTSEGISQATTQTVVTSSLAVLGFDFILTAVMFGG, encoded by the coding sequence GTGATAGTGGATAAGTTACAGCAACTTGGACAACACAGTATTGCTAAAATCCAGGGCATGGGCCGTGCAACTCTGATGTTGTTTGGCGCTTTAGTGGCCTGGCCAACACCTCGCAAGAGCTTCCCTTTATTGATGAAGCAGTTGTATGTCGTAGGTGTATTGTCTTTACTTATTATTCTGGTTTCAGGTTTGTTTATCGGTATGGTGTTGGCGTTACAAGGCTACACAGTGCTGTCCAAATTTGGTGCAGAACAAATGTTAGGCCCACTAGTGGCCTTGAGTTTGTTGCGTGAGCTTGGCCCTGTAGTGACCGCCTTGTTGTTTGCTGGTCGGGCTGGTAGCGCCTTAACCGCAGAAATAGGTTTGATGAAAGCGACAGAACAGCTGTCCGGTATGGAAATGATGGCTGTTGACCCGCTGCGCCGTATTATCGCACCACGCTTTTGGGCTGGTGTCATTAGTATGCCGCTGCTGGCCATGATTTTTACCGCTGTAGGTATTTTAGGTGGTCATTTGGTGGGTGTGGATTGGTTAGGTGTAGATGGTGGTGGTTACTGGTCTGCCATGCAAGCTAACGTCGATTTCCAGCAGGATATTTTGAACGGCGTAATTAAAAGTGCTGTGTTTGCCTTGATTGTGACCTGGATAGCCTTACATAAAGGCTTTGATGCGGTGCCAACCTCTGAAGGTATCAGCCAGGCCACCACACAAACTGTGGTGACATCTTCTTTAGCGGTCTTAGGTTTTGACTTTATATTAACTGCAGTAATGTTTGGTGGATAA
- the lptC gene encoding LPS export ABC transporter periplasmic protein LptC, with translation MIRQFLWLVLIVAAAAGFYSWQLLDQEQNATPANQDNQPDYVAQDLTRMIYDKEGHLSDLIRAQRMEHFERFGFLQFDFPIYTIYQEKVPLWQVTSEQAVLYPDDKLILEHRVELRNMSTDPLFTRIETNAVELLFNNNTLQSNEQVRIFGLGFQITGQGMLADLNAQNIELKQHTKTVYYNEK, from the coding sequence ATGATCCGTCAATTTCTCTGGTTGGTGCTGATAGTGGCCGCTGCCGCTGGTTTTTACAGCTGGCAACTACTGGATCAGGAACAAAATGCTACCCCAGCGAATCAGGACAACCAGCCTGACTATGTAGCCCAGGACCTGACCCGGATGATTTACGATAAAGAAGGTCATTTGTCGGATTTAATCCGAGCTCAGCGGATGGAACACTTCGAACGTTTTGGTTTTTTGCAGTTTGATTTCCCTATCTACACCATTTATCAGGAAAAAGTGCCATTATGGCAAGTGACAAGCGAGCAGGCAGTGCTTTATCCTGATGATAAACTCATTCTAGAACACAGAGTGGAGCTGCGTAATATGTCGACAGATCCACTTTTTACCCGAATAGAAACCAATGCAGTTGAGCTGCTATTTAACAATAATACGCTGCAATCAAACGAACAGGTGCGAATTTTTGGATTAGGTTTTCAAATCACGGGCCAAGGTATGCTGGCGGATTTGAACGCACAGAATATAGAGCTGAAACAGCACACTAAAACGGTTTATTACAATGAAAAGTAA
- a CDS encoding KpsF/GutQ family sugar-phosphate isomerase: MTLDFRPQALQVLQIEAAAVTQLAAYIDESFNLACQMMFDCKGRVIVIGMGKSGHIAHKIAATLASTGTPSFFVHPAEASHGDLGMITQDDVVLAISNSGETAEVLTIVPVLKRRGIKMIAMTGRPESTLASLSDVHVCVRVEQEACPLGLAPTASTTATLAMGDALAVALLDVRGFSADDFALSHPGGSLGRRLLLRLEDVMHFGDALPVVHQQVSLKEALLEISRKGLGMTAIVDDSGKLAGLFTDGDLRRVLDQQVDLHTASIASLMTKNCITAKPAMLAAEALQIMEQRKINGLIVVNEHQEPVGALNMHDLLKAGVL; this comes from the coding sequence ATGACTCTGGACTTTCGCCCTCAGGCTCTGCAGGTACTGCAGATTGAAGCAGCCGCAGTAACCCAACTTGCCGCCTACATAGACGAGAGTTTTAATTTGGCTTGCCAGATGATGTTTGACTGTAAAGGTCGGGTCATTGTGATTGGTATGGGTAAATCCGGCCACATCGCTCATAAAATTGCGGCCACCTTAGCCTCAACCGGCACTCCTTCTTTTTTTGTTCATCCGGCAGAAGCCAGCCATGGTGATTTGGGTATGATCACTCAGGACGATGTGGTACTTGCCATTTCCAACTCAGGTGAAACTGCAGAAGTGCTGACTATAGTTCCGGTGCTAAAACGCCGTGGCATTAAAATGATCGCTATGACAGGCCGTCCTGAATCGACTTTAGCCAGCTTATCCGATGTGCATGTTTGTGTTCGGGTTGAACAGGAAGCCTGCCCTTTAGGATTGGCACCCACCGCCAGTACGACAGCCACTTTAGCTATGGGTGATGCGCTTGCCGTTGCTCTTTTGGATGTACGAGGCTTTTCTGCCGATGATTTTGCCTTATCTCATCCGGGTGGCAGTTTAGGACGTCGTTTATTATTAAGACTGGAAGATGTGATGCATTTTGGCGATGCCTTGCCTGTGGTACACCAGCAAGTCAGTCTGAAAGAAGCCCTGCTGGAAATATCCCGCAAGGGTCTGGGTATGACGGCAATAGTGGATGACTCCGGCAAATTGGCAGGCTTATTTACCGATGGTGATTTGCGCCGGGTACTGGATCAGCAGGTCGACTTACATACAGCCAGCATAGCCAGTCTGATGACCAAAAACTGCATTACGGCTAAACCTGCTATGCTGGCAGCAGAAGCCTTGCAAATCATGGAACAACGCAAAATTAATGGTTTAATAGTGGTCAACGAGCACCAGGAGCCTGTCGGTGCTCTGAATATGCATGACTTATTAAAAGCCGGAGTGCTCTGA
- the mlaD gene encoding outer membrane lipid asymmetry maintenance protein MlaD produces the protein MTSRKIEVLVGLFVALAIAAFLLLSLKVANSGMTGSGETYMLYAKFENIGGLKVRSPIKVGGVVVGRVRSIELNTEEYSPVVAMEIDSQYNNFPETSSVAILTSGLLGEQYLGLQPGFVDETVSILKSGDYVEDTKSAIVLEELIGQFLFNRGSN, from the coding sequence ATGACATCTCGCAAAATCGAAGTGTTGGTGGGTTTGTTTGTTGCTCTGGCTATAGCCGCTTTTTTATTGTTGTCTCTGAAAGTGGCAAACAGCGGTATGACGGGATCTGGCGAAACTTATATGTTGTATGCCAAGTTTGAAAATATTGGCGGTTTAAAAGTACGCTCTCCGATCAAAGTAGGGGGTGTAGTGGTTGGTCGGGTTCGTTCGATTGAACTCAACACTGAAGAATATTCGCCTGTAGTGGCGATGGAAATTGATAGCCAATACAACAATTTCCCTGAAACCAGCTCAGTGGCTATTTTGACCTCTGGTTTGTTGGGTGAGCAGTACCTTGGATTACAACCTGGTTTTGTCGACGAAACTGTGTCCATTTTAAAAAGTGGCGATTATGTTGAAGACACCAAGTCAGCCATAGTACTGGAAGAGTTAATTGGTCAGTTCTTATTTAATAGAGGAAGTAACTAA
- a CDS encoding HPr family phosphocarrier protein, producing MADKLQQTVTIVNQLGLHARAATKLVQLCRQFDAKIELQQEGQTADASSVLALLMLASSKGKTLEVCTEGAQAQEALIAVVALIENGFDEEN from the coding sequence ATGGCCGATAAACTTCAACAAACAGTCACTATAGTCAATCAACTGGGCTTACACGCCAGAGCGGCGACCAAACTGGTGCAGTTATGCCGTCAGTTTGATGCCAAAATTGAATTACAACAGGAAGGCCAGACTGCAGATGCCAGCAGTGTGCTTGCATTATTGATGCTGGCAAGCAGCAAAGGTAAAACTCTGGAAGTTTGCACTGAAGGTGCTCAGGCGCAAGAAGCGCTGATTGCTGTGGTGGCTTTGATTGAAAACGGTTTTGACGAAGAAAACTAA
- the rapZ gene encoding RNase adapter RapZ has translation MKLLVVSGRSGSGKSVALRVMEDLGYYCVDNIPVNLLPTLANAVMGQYERVAVSIDVRNLPQDPDELTDILSYLPHKVDLTILYLDADHTSLIKRFSETRRLHPLSHQAMSLDEAIQREQQLLDPISSRADLYLDTTELNVHQLAEQLRERILGQKTGRLVILFESFGFKYGIPKDADYVFDARFLPNPHWEPELKILTGLDKPVQNYLSSQAVVAQYIWQINQFIGTWLPHLERNNRSYLTIAIGCTGGQHRSVYIAESLAESYRLQREDVQIRHRELVRHHGR, from the coding sequence ATGAAGTTACTGGTCGTCAGTGGTCGATCGGGTTCGGGCAAATCTGTTGCCCTGCGCGTCATGGAAGACCTTGGTTATTATTGTGTAGATAACATCCCGGTTAATTTACTGCCGACTTTAGCCAATGCGGTGATGGGTCAATATGAACGGGTCGCCGTCAGTATCGATGTGCGCAACTTGCCACAAGACCCGGATGAGCTGACCGATATTCTGTCGTACCTGCCGCACAAAGTTGATCTGACCATTCTTTACCTCGACGCCGACCATACCAGTTTAATTAAACGCTTCAGCGAAACCCGTCGCTTGCATCCGCTATCACACCAGGCCATGTCGCTGGATGAAGCCATACAGCGCGAACAGCAGCTGCTGGACCCCATCTCCAGCCGTGCAGATTTATACCTAGATACCACAGAGCTGAACGTACATCAGCTGGCTGAACAGCTGCGGGAGCGTATCCTGGGGCAGAAAACCGGTCGTCTGGTGATCTTGTTCGAATCCTTTGGTTTTAAATACGGTATTCCCAAAGATGCCGACTATGTATTTGATGCGCGCTTTTTGCCGAATCCACATTGGGAACCCGAACTGAAAATCCTGACGGGACTGGATAAACCTGTACAAAACTACCTGTCGTCACAGGCGGTAGTGGCTCAGTATATCTGGCAAATTAATCAGTTTATTGGCACCTGGTTACCCCATTTAGAACGCAATAACCGCAGTTACCTGACCATTGCCATAGGCTGTACTGGTGGGCAGCACCGTTCAGTTTATATCGCAGAATCTTTGGCTGAAAGTTACCGTTTACAGCGCGAAGATGTACAAATCCGTCACCGCGAATTGGTAAGACATCATGGCCGATAA
- a CDS encoding RNA polymerase factor sigma-54, whose protein sequence is MTPQLQQAIKLLQLSTIELQQEIQEALDANPLLEAEDDYAVFQEPSSKDLNHGAEFDAPDYDSSHDEHYEPEVKDSSEAMSEQNIKEDLPLDNHWDDLVSAAPVAGANNFNGDEDTVFQGETSETLQDYLRWQMQLTPFSDTDRTIAEIIIEAIDENGLLTIDAEEILESLGMPDVEADEVEAVIKRIQLFDPVGVGARTIQECLLVQLRQFDPKTPYLAETRHIIKEYTDFLANRDFRSLMRVTKLKEDDLKEVMRLIHSLNPRPGADVIRQEQSYVIPDVSVAKIKGRWMVELNPDAMPKIRINEQYAAMSRNARNASDGQFIRSHLQEAKWFLKSLESRNETLLKVANCIVQQQQAFFEHGEEAMKPMVLNDVAEMVGMHESTISRVTTQKYMHTPRGIFELKFFFSSHVSTESGGECSSTAIRAFIKKLVAAENPAKPLSDSRMAEILSEQGINVARRTIAKYREALFIPPSNQRKSLL, encoded by the coding sequence ATGACTCCGCAATTGCAGCAAGCAATTAAACTGCTGCAATTGTCTACTATTGAACTGCAACAGGAAATTCAGGAAGCACTGGATGCCAATCCATTGCTGGAAGCTGAAGATGACTATGCAGTGTTTCAGGAACCGTCCTCTAAAGACTTAAATCACGGTGCCGAGTTTGACGCCCCCGACTACGACAGCAGCCATGATGAGCATTACGAACCCGAGGTAAAGGACAGCAGCGAAGCAATGTCCGAGCAAAATATCAAAGAAGACTTACCGCTGGACAACCATTGGGATGATTTAGTCAGCGCAGCTCCTGTAGCCGGTGCCAATAACTTCAATGGCGATGAAGACACTGTATTTCAGGGTGAAACCAGCGAAACACTACAAGATTATTTACGTTGGCAAATGCAGCTGACCCCTTTCTCAGACACAGACCGTACCATTGCTGAAATCATTATCGAAGCTATAGACGAAAATGGTTTGCTGACCATAGACGCAGAAGAAATTCTGGAATCTCTTGGCATGCCCGATGTAGAAGCCGATGAAGTTGAAGCTGTGATCAAACGTATTCAGTTATTCGACCCTGTAGGTGTAGGTGCACGCACTATTCAGGAGTGCTTATTGGTGCAGTTACGCCAATTTGACCCTAAAACTCCCTATCTGGCTGAAACAAGGCATATTATTAAAGAATATACTGACTTTTTAGCCAACAGAGATTTCCGTTCTCTGATGCGTGTGACTAAACTCAAAGAAGACGACTTAAAAGAAGTGATGCGGCTTATTCACAGCCTGAACCCACGACCAGGGGCAGATGTGATTCGACAAGAGCAGTCCTATGTGATCCCGGATGTGTCGGTCGCTAAAATCAAAGGACGCTGGATGGTTGAGTTAAATCCTGATGCAATGCCAAAGATCAGAATTAACGAGCAATATGCCGCCATGTCACGTAATGCCCGTAACGCATCCGATGGCCAGTTTATTCGTTCTCACTTGCAGGAAGCCAAGTGGTTTTTAAAGAGCCTGGAAAGCCGCAACGAAACTTTATTGAAAGTGGCCAACTGCATAGTACAGCAGCAACAGGCCTTTTTTGAGCACGGTGAAGAAGCCATGAAACCCATGGTGTTAAACGATGTCGCTGAAATGGTGGGAATGCATGAATCAACAATTTCCCGAGTGACCACACAAAAATATATGCACACTCCCAGAGGAATATTTGAACTTAAGTTCTTTTTCTCCAGTCATGTAAGTACAGAGAGTGGCGGTGAATGTTCATCCACCGCGATCCGCGCCTTTATAAAAAAATTGGTGGCGGCGGAAAATCCTGCCAAACCTTTAAGTGATAGCAGGATGGCAGAAATACTGTCAGAACAAGGGATTAATGTCGCACGGCGGACCATTGCCAAGTATCGTGAAGCCTTGTTTATTCCACCGTCTAATCAGCGCAAGAGCTTGCTTTAA
- the kdsC gene encoding 3-deoxy-manno-octulosonate-8-phosphatase KdsC, with product MSALFTQMYQAISPELEQKARHIRLLICDVDGVFSDGRIYLGNQGEELKAFHTRDGYGIKALRHAGIEVAVITGRRSEIVQQRMTSLTVPYIYQGQENKLAAFAELQQKLALETSQIAFIGDDLADWAVMQHCGLSVAVQDAHPYLVLHADYRCKLSGGFGAVRELCDLLLTSQGKFAEFSGSST from the coding sequence ATGTCAGCTTTATTTACACAAATGTATCAGGCCATCAGCCCAGAGCTGGAACAAAAAGCCCGGCACATTCGCTTGTTGATTTGTGATGTGGACGGTGTGTTTTCCGACGGCCGTATTTATCTGGGCAATCAGGGTGAAGAGCTCAAAGCCTTTCACACCCGCGATGGTTACGGCATTAAAGCTCTGCGCCATGCCGGCATTGAGGTAGCTGTGATCACAGGACGCCGTTCAGAGATAGTGCAGCAACGTATGACCTCCTTAACTGTGCCTTATATTTATCAGGGCCAGGAAAATAAACTCGCCGCTTTTGCTGAACTCCAGCAGAAACTGGCACTCGAAACGTCACAAATTGCCTTTATTGGCGATGATTTAGCGGATTGGGCCGTGATGCAGCATTGTGGTTTAAGTGTTGCAGTGCAGGACGCTCACCCTTACCTTGTATTGCATGCAGATTACCGTTGTAAGTTATCGGGTGGTTTTGGTGCTGTGCGTGAACTCTGCGATTTGCTGTTGACCAGTCAGGGCAAATTTGCTGAATTTTCAGGAAGTAGTACATGA
- the lptA gene encoding lipopolysaccharide transport periplasmic protein LptA: MKSNIILLSVLVTFSGFCLAGPDDFKKEIQVGSDRQFGSIKDKMMTFVDNVKVEQGSLLIEADKLEVIASAGKGKEVFIASGQPATYSQMLDGDKPIKASANEIRYDVANGTLVLTGSAELSQNGSMVQGAVIKYNLEKQELEAESDGKKTERVTTVFSQEGKE, from the coding sequence ATGAAAAGTAACATTATTTTACTCAGCGTTCTCGTCACATTCAGCGGTTTTTGTCTGGCTGGCCCTGATGATTTCAAAAAAGAAATTCAGGTTGGTTCTGACCGCCAGTTTGGCTCGATTAAAGACAAGATGATGACCTTTGTCGATAACGTCAAAGTTGAGCAAGGTAGCTTATTAATTGAAGCCGATAAACTCGAAGTCATTGCCAGCGCAGGCAAAGGCAAAGAAGTATTTATCGCCTCAGGCCAACCTGCCACCTATTCGCAAATGCTTGATGGTGATAAGCCCATTAAAGCCAGTGCCAATGAAATCCGTTATGACGTAGCCAATGGCACGCTGGTACTGACGGGTAGCGCTGAACTCAGTCAAAATGGCAGTATGGTGCAAGGCGCAGTGATTAAATACAACCTGGAAAAACAAGAGCTGGAAGCTGAATCTGACGGTAAAAAAACCGAACGAGTCACCACTGTATTCAGCCAGGAAGGAAAAGAATAA
- a CDS encoding ATP-binding cassette domain-containing protein, which produces MRINVSDILVDIQHLTFKRGDRVIYDDMSMQFQRGKVTAIMGPSGIGKTTLLRLIGGQLKPEQGKILINGQDIPQLSRKDLYKARQKMSMLFQSGAMFSDMSVYDNVAFPIREHTRLPEEIIRLMVLMKLEAVGLRGARDLMPAELSGGMARRAALARAIALDPQLIMYDEPFAGQDPISMGVIVRLIRSLNNALGLTSVVVSHDVNEVMSIADYVYVVAEQKVIGQGTPDELRAHPSALVQQFLQGQSDGPVPFHFKAASYSAELMELAK; this is translated from the coding sequence ATGAGGATCAACGTGTCAGATATTCTGGTAGACATTCAGCACCTGACGTTCAAACGTGGTGACCGTGTGATCTATGATGACATGAGCATGCAGTTTCAGCGTGGCAAAGTGACCGCCATTATGGGGCCCAGCGGTATTGGTAAAACCACATTGCTGCGTCTGATCGGCGGTCAGTTAAAACCTGAACAAGGTAAAATTTTGATCAACGGTCAGGATATACCTCAGCTCAGTCGTAAAGATTTGTACAAAGCGCGGCAAAAAATGAGCATGCTGTTTCAAAGTGGCGCCATGTTCAGTGATATGTCGGTTTATGACAACGTCGCTTTCCCTATCCGCGAGCATACCCGCCTGCCAGAAGAGATTATCCGACTGATGGTGTTGATGAAGCTTGAAGCTGTGGGTTTACGTGGTGCCCGGGATTTAATGCCGGCCGAATTATCTGGTGGTATGGCTCGTCGTGCTGCATTAGCCCGCGCCATTGCGCTTGACCCACAATTGATTATGTATGATGAGCCTTTTGCTGGTCAGGATCCGATTTCGATGGGCGTGATTGTCCGTTTGATCCGCTCACTAAATAACGCTTTAGGTTTAACTTCAGTTGTGGTGTCACACGACGTCAATGAAGTGATGAGCATTGCCGACTATGTGTATGTGGTGGCAGAGCAAAAAGTCATAGGGCAGGGTACGCCGGATGAATTGCGTGCCCATCCATCCGCCCTAGTACAGCAATTTTTACAGGGGCAATCTGATGGCCCTGTGCCTTTCCACTTTAAAGCGGCTAGTTACAGTGCTGAATTAATGGAGTTAGCGAAGTGA
- the lptB gene encoding LPS export ABC transporter ATP-binding protein, translated as MKLVASHLAKSYKGRQVVKDVSLEVNAGQIVGLLGPNGAGKTTTFYMIVGLVPSDKGQITLDGKEITFDPIHARARSGIGYLPQESSIFRKLTVYDNLLAILQHRKDLTEEQREEKADALLDEFHIGHIRNSLGMSLSGGERRRVEIARALAADPAFILLDEPFAGVDPISVLDIKKIIQHLCQRGIGVLITDHNVRETLDVCEIAYIVSHGELIAAGTPAEVLANQQVRDVYLGEQFRL; from the coding sequence ATGAAGTTAGTCGCGTCCCATCTGGCCAAAAGTTATAAAGGCCGTCAGGTGGTCAAAGACGTTAGCCTGGAAGTGAATGCCGGTCAGATCGTAGGTTTATTGGGCCCAAACGGCGCAGGAAAAACCACGACTTTTTATATGATTGTTGGCTTAGTGCCGTCCGATAAAGGCCAAATCACGCTGGATGGCAAAGAGATCACCTTTGATCCTATCCATGCCCGCGCCCGCTCTGGTATTGGCTATCTACCGCAGGAAAGCTCGATATTCCGCAAACTGACGGTGTACGACAACCTGCTGGCCATTTTGCAGCATCGCAAAGATTTAACCGAAGAGCAGCGTGAAGAGAAAGCCGATGCGCTGCTGGACGAATTCCATATTGGCCATATCCGGAATAGCCTTGGCATGAGTTTATCCGGTGGTGAACGTCGCAGGGTGGAAATAGCCAGAGCACTGGCTGCAGATCCGGCATTTATCCTGTTAGATGAACCTTTTGCTGGTGTTGATCCTATTTCAGTGTTAGATATTAAAAAAATCATTCAGCATCTGTGCCAACGAGGCATAGGCGTGCTGATCACCGACCACAATGTGCGCGAAACCCTTGATGTCTGTGAAATTGCCTATATTGTAAGTCATGGAGAACTGATTGCTGCAGGTACCCCGGCTGAGGTTTTAGCAAACCAACAAGTCCGTGATGTCTACCTTGGTGAGCAATTCAGGTTATAG
- a CDS encoding Na+/H+ antiporter subunit E: protein MLSLKNWWPTPVRSLFLFLVWLLLNNSVALIHLFFGLLLAWLIPLLIHKFRLIQPGIKKPGAALTYGLMVLWDIVVANLQVIRLVLGPNKKLRPAFVLVPLDLTDNLAITILASTVSLTPGTVSADVLPLNAEGAEQRFLLLHVLDLADEAQLIEQVKQRYEAPLKEIF from the coding sequence ATGTTATCTTTGAAGAACTGGTGGCCAACCCCTGTCCGTAGCCTGTTTTTGTTTCTGGTCTGGTTATTACTGAATAACAGTGTGGCTCTGATCCATCTGTTTTTTGGCCTGTTGTTGGCCTGGTTGATCCCTTTACTTATCCATAAATTCCGCCTGATCCAACCAGGTATCAAAAAGCCTGGTGCAGCTCTCACTTATGGCCTTATGGTGCTGTGGGATATAGTCGTTGCTAACCTGCAGGTTATCCGGCTGGTGCTTGGTCCTAACAAAAAACTGCGACCCGCTTTTGTGCTGGTGCCGCTGGATTTAACAGATAATCTGGCCATTACTATTCTGGCCAGCACAGTATCTTTAACACCGGGTACAGTCAGTGCTGATGTGCTACCGCTCAATGCTGAAGGTGCAGAGCAACGTTTTTTGCTACTGCATGTACTGGATTTAGCGGATGAAGCACAACTGATTGAGCAGGTGAAACAACGTTATGAAGCACCATTAAAGGAGATATTTTAA
- the ptsN gene encoding PTS IIA-like nitrogen regulatory protein PtsN: protein MLSEDCTKSAVLFNSKKRILEYIAELAHQRLPEVPEYNILEALMSREKLGSTGIGGGIAIPHGKLKTVTTPLLVFVVSKDPIQFDAIDNQAVDIFCAILIPENQCQTHLSTLSGIARMLSQKDFTKKIRHSASSHDLYQLLMVGAEQVMAK, encoded by the coding sequence ATGTTATCGGAGGACTGCACCAAGAGTGCGGTCCTTTTTAATAGTAAAAAACGCATTCTGGAATACATAGCTGAACTGGCACATCAGCGTTTACCGGAAGTTCCTGAGTACAACATACTCGAAGCCCTGATGAGCCGTGAGAAACTCGGTTCCACAGGTATTGGCGGCGGTATTGCTATTCCTCATGGCAAACTGAAAACAGTCACCACCCCCCTGCTGGTGTTTGTGGTCAGCAAAGATCCGATACAATTTGATGCTATTGATAACCAGGCCGTGGATATTTTTTGTGCCATCCTGATCCCGGAAAATCAATGCCAGACGCATTTATCTACCCTGTCCGGCATAGCACGTATGCTCAGCCAGAAAGACTTCACCAAGAAAATCCGCCACAGTGCCAGCAGCCACGATTTATACCAGTTGCTGATGGTTGGAGCTGAACAGGTGATGGCAAAATGA
- the hpf gene encoding ribosome hibernation promoting factor encodes MQINLTGRHVEITEALREYVDSKFSKLERHFDHINNVHVVLNVEKLKQIAEAKIHLNGGEVFAVSEDENMYAAIDQLIDKLDRQVIKHKEKISRH; translated from the coding sequence ATGCAAATCAACTTAACTGGTCGTCATGTAGAAATCACTGAAGCACTGAGAGAGTACGTCGATAGCAAATTTTCCAAACTTGAACGTCATTTTGATCATATTAATAATGTACATGTAGTGCTGAACGTGGAAAAATTGAAGCAGATTGCAGAGGCTAAGATACACCTCAACGGAGGTGAAGTATTCGCTGTATCGGAAGACGAAAATATGTACGCTGCGATAGACCAGCTGATTGACAAACTGGATCGCCAAGTTATTAAACATAAAGAGAAAATTTCTCGTCATTGA
- a CDS encoding Na+/H+ antiporter subunit G: MSMTEWLVALLAVAGSLFVLMGSVALVKLPDFYTRLHGPTKATTLGLGALVLASMAYFNFVKGELSLQQLLIALFLFITAPITAHMLIKAALHLKLDSARQTSGQQKADL, from the coding sequence ATGAGCATGACTGAATGGCTGGTGGCACTCTTGGCTGTGGCGGGTTCGTTGTTTGTTTTAATGGGCTCGGTAGCACTGGTGAAACTACCGGACTTCTATACCCGTTTGCATGGCCCGACCAAAGCTACAACCTTAGGTTTGGGGGCTTTGGTGTTGGCTTCTATGGCTTATTTTAACTTTGTCAAAGGCGAGCTGAGTTTGCAGCAGCTGCTTATCGCGTTGTTTTTATTTATTACAGCGCCTATTACGGCCCATATGCTGATTAAAGCGGCTTTGCATTTAAAACTGGATAGTGCCAGACAAACATCAGGACAACAAAAAGCAGATCTTTAG
- a CDS encoding K+/H+ antiporter subunit F: MLTLILQGCFVVVGVALVLNLYAAIRGPSVVDRLLALDTMYINSIALLLLYGIYLGTSLNFEVALLIAMLGFVSTVAVCKFLLRGDIIE; encoded by the coding sequence ATGCTGACTTTAATACTGCAAGGCTGTTTTGTAGTGGTGGGTGTGGCGCTGGTGCTGAATTTATATGCTGCTATTCGCGGACCTTCAGTGGTGGATCGTTTATTGGCACTGGACACTATGTATATCAATAGCATAGCGCTGCTGCTGTTGTACGGGATTTATCTTGGCACCAGTTTAAATTTTGAAGTGGCGTTACTGATCGCGATGCTGGGTTTTGTCAGTACAGTGGCTGTATGTAAGTTTTTGCTGCGCGGCGATATCATTGAATAG